The following coding sequences lie in one Gorilla gorilla gorilla isolate KB3781 chromosome 5, NHGRI_mGorGor1-v2.1_pri, whole genome shotgun sequence genomic window:
- the LOC101143741 gene encoding uncharacterized protein encoded by LINC01558 yields MSAVQAVVDGLMKGWPCQDPPVLPSFSLCHADVVNGLMGTAVGPHHSPALHDSALPARLLTSDFPNGRSCQIEQVKYSVPDTGLFQHWEGSIPT; encoded by the exons ATGAGTGCCGTGCAGGCTGTGGTTGATGGGCTGATGAAGGGGTGGCCGTGCCAGGACCCACCTgtcctcccctccttctccctgTGCCATGCAGATGTGGTCAACGGGCTGATGGGCACGGCTGTGGGACCCCATCATTCCCCTGCCCTGCATGACTCTGCTCTCCCAGCTCGACTGCTCACTTCAGACTTCCCTAATGGAAGGAGTTGCCAGATAGAGCAAGTAAAATACAGTGTGCCAG acACAGGTTTATTTCAACACTGGGAAGGCTCCATTCCTACTTAA